The proteins below are encoded in one region of Mycobacterium pseudokansasii:
- the pks2 gene encoding sulfolipid-1 biosynthesis phthioceranic/hydroxyphthioceranic acid synthase, with amino-acid sequence METRVTPIAVIGMGCRLPGGIDSPEKLWESLLRGDDLVTEIPPDRWEADDYYDPEPGVPGRTVSRWGAFLDDVAGFDAEFFGISEREAISIDPQHRLLLETSWEAIEHAGLDPASLAGSSTAVFTGLTHEDYLVVTHGASGLASPYVVTGLNNSVASGRIAYALGLHGPALTFDTACSSGLMAVHLACRSLHDGESDLALAGGCAVLLEPHASVAASGQGMLSPTGRCHSFDADADGFVRSEGCAVVLLKRLPDALRDGNRILAVVRGTATNQDGRTETLTMPSEDAQVAVYRAALAAAGVEAETVGAVEAHGTGTPIGDPIEYRGLARVYGTGTRCALGSAKSNMGHSTAAAGAVGLIKAILSMQHGVVPPLLHFNRLPDELAGIETGLFVPQTATSWPNGDDHAPKRVAVSSFGMSGTNVHAILEQAPAQAPEQEPAQAPADAFAAVSAPALEAGEPLLFPISSSSTEGLRQTARRLAEWVEDHQDCVAPSDVAYTLARRRAHRPVRTAVVASGLPELVQGLREVADGEIPYEAAVGQGDRGPVWVFSGQGSQWAAMGVDLLASEPVFAATIAALEPVIAEESGFSVTEAMTAPETVTGIDKVQPTIFAMQTALAATMEQSYGVRPGAVVGHSLGEAAAAVAAGALSLEDGARVICRRSKLMCRISGAGAMASVELPAKQVNSELMARGIDDVAVSVVASPQSTVIGGATETVRDLVARWEQRDVMAREVAVDVASHSPQVDPILDDLAAALADLKPMTPKVPYYSATLFDPRERPVCDGRYWVDNLRNTVQFAAAVQAALEDGYRVFAELSPHPLLTRAVDQTARSLDMSAAALAGMRREQPLPLGLCGLLTDLHSAGAAVDFSVLYPTGQLVDTPLPAWTHPHLFIEGEGQEQRAQGACTITVHPLLGSHVRLTEQPERHVWQADIGTATLSWLSDHQVHNVAALPGAAYCEMAVAAAGEVFGEASEVRDIAFEQMLLLDEQTPIDAIASVDAPGVVNFAVASNQDGESTRHATATLHAAEDDSLPPAYDITALLAAHPSSVNGAEMRESFAKRGVQLGSAFSGLATAHAAEAGAGTVLAEVGLPASIRFQQGAYRVHPALLDACFQSVGAGVDAAGSGGLLLPLGVRSLRIYGPTRNARYCYTRLTRAGVTGGEADLDVLDEHGTVLLAVRGLHMGTGTSESAERNRVLSERLLTLAWQQRNLPEAAEAEAGSWLLIDTSDGADMLTSTLTDALKTHGPQGTECTTLHLPREAEAATTLEKLGSQLRARANDGVVILCGPRGGEPGEESLLEGREQVRHLVRIIRELAELEGELPRLFVVTRQAQLVRSDDQANLEQAGLRGLLRVIGSEQPLLRTTHIDVDEHTEVEKVAQQLLGGSDEDETAWRDGEWYVARLCPSPLSHDERQTTIVDHERDSVRLQVRTPGDLQTLELAACDRVPPGPGQIEVAVTHSSINFADVLIAFGKFPIIDDREPQLGMDFVGVVTAVGEGVAGHQVGDRVGGFSEGGCWRNFLTCNANLAVTLPPGLADEQAIAAATANATAWYGLHDLAGIKAGDKVLIHSATGGVGQAAISIARAAGAEIFATAGNPRKRAMLHDMGIEHVYDSRSVEFADQIRRDTDGYGVDIVLNSLTGAAQRAGLELLAFGGRFVEIGKADVYGNTRLGLYPFRRGLTFYYLDLALMSVLQPDRVRELLTTVFKLTADGVLTAPECTHYPLADAANAIRAMSNAEHTGKLLLDMPRSGRSSAVVSPEQVPVFRRDGAYIITGGLGGLGLFFASKLAAAGCGRIVLTARSQPNPKARQAIESLRAAGADIVVECGNIAEPETGDRLVSVATATGLPVRGVLHSAAVVEDATLTNITDELIDRDWSPKVFGSWNLHRAMSGQPLDWFCLFSSGAALLGSPGQGAYAAANSWVDAFAHWRRAQGLPVCAIAWGAWAEVGRATFLAEGGEVMITPDEGAYAFETLLRYDRAYTGYIPIIGAPWLPDLVRRSPWGEMFQSAGQGSRGPSKFRTELMSVPQDEWPARLRRLIVEQASVILRRTVDADRPFLEYGLDSLGMLEMRTHIEAEAGIRLSPKVIATHNTARALAQHLADTLAQEEAATPAA; translated from the coding sequence ATGGAAACACGTGTCACTCCCATTGCGGTCATCGGCATGGGATGTCGGCTTCCGGGGGGAATCGACTCGCCCGAGAAACTGTGGGAGTCGTTGCTGCGCGGCGACGACTTGGTCACCGAGATTCCACCAGACCGCTGGGAGGCCGACGACTATTACGACCCTGAGCCCGGAGTGCCTGGTCGGACGGTGTCGCGGTGGGGTGCGTTCCTCGACGACGTCGCCGGGTTCGATGCCGAATTCTTCGGGATCAGCGAGCGGGAGGCGATCTCGATCGATCCGCAGCACCGGTTATTGCTGGAAACCTCGTGGGAGGCGATCGAGCATGCCGGCTTGGACCCGGCGTCGTTGGCCGGGTCATCGACTGCGGTGTTCACGGGGCTGACCCACGAGGACTATCTGGTAGTCACCCATGGAGCCAGCGGCTTGGCGAGCCCCTACGTGGTTACCGGACTGAACAACAGCGTGGCATCCGGGCGGATCGCCTACGCATTGGGTCTGCATGGTCCGGCGCTGACTTTTGACACCGCGTGCTCGTCGGGTCTGATGGCGGTGCACCTGGCCTGTCGCAGCCTGCACGACGGTGAAAGCGACCTCGCGTTGGCGGGTGGCTGCGCGGTGCTTCTGGAGCCGCATGCAAGCGTGGCGGCATCCGGTCAGGGCATGCTCTCGCCGACCGGCCGCTGCCACTCCTTCGACGCCGATGCGGACGGGTTTGTGCGCTCCGAGGGGTGCGCGGTGGTGTTGCTCAAACGACTGCCGGATGCGCTGCGCGACGGCAACCGGATTCTCGCCGTGGTGCGCGGCACCGCCACCAATCAGGACGGTCGCACGGAGACGCTCACGATGCCGTCGGAGGACGCCCAGGTGGCCGTGTACCGCGCGGCGTTGGCGGCGGCGGGCGTGGAGGCCGAAACGGTCGGCGCGGTGGAGGCGCACGGGACCGGCACACCGATCGGTGACCCGATCGAATACCGGGGCCTGGCGCGGGTGTACGGCACCGGCACCCGTTGTGCGCTCGGATCGGCCAAGAGCAACATGGGCCACAGCACTGCCGCGGCCGGGGCGGTCGGGCTGATCAAGGCCATTCTGTCCATGCAGCACGGGGTGGTGCCGCCGCTGCTGCACTTCAACCGCCTTCCCGACGAACTTGCCGGGATCGAGACGGGACTCTTTGTGCCGCAGACGGCTACGTCGTGGCCCAATGGCGACGACCACGCGCCGAAGCGGGTCGCGGTGTCCTCGTTCGGGATGTCGGGAACGAACGTGCACGCCATCCTGGAGCAGGCGCCAGCGCAAGCACCGGAACAGGAACCAGCACAAGCACCGGCGGATGCTTTCGCAGCAGTTTCCGCGCCGGCGCTCGAGGCGGGGGAGCCGCTGCTGTTCCCCATCTCATCAAGCTCCACCGAAGGGCTGCGACAGACTGCACGCCGGCTTGCCGAATGGGTGGAAGACCACCAGGACTGTGTGGCGCCGTCGGATGTGGCTTACACGCTGGCGCGGCGGCGCGCGCACCGGCCGGTGCGCACCGCGGTGGTGGCCAGCGGTCTGCCCGAGCTGGTCCAGGGTTTGCGGGAAGTGGCCGATGGCGAGATCCCGTATGAGGCCGCGGTGGGGCAGGGCGACCGCGGACCGGTGTGGGTATTTTCCGGTCAGGGTTCGCAGTGGGCGGCGATGGGCGTTGACCTGCTGGCCAGCGAGCCGGTTTTCGCCGCCACCATCGCCGCGCTCGAGCCGGTTATTGCCGAAGAATCGGGCTTTTCGGTCACCGAGGCCATGACGGCGCCGGAGACGGTGACCGGCATCGATAAGGTGCAGCCGACCATCTTTGCGATGCAGACCGCGTTGGCCGCCACGATGGAGCAGTCCTACGGGGTCCGCCCGGGCGCGGTGGTCGGACACTCGCTGGGCGAAGCGGCCGCGGCCGTGGCCGCTGGAGCGCTGTCGCTGGAAGATGGGGCGCGCGTCATCTGCCGCCGCTCGAAGTTGATGTGCCGCATTTCCGGGGCCGGCGCGATGGCGTCGGTGGAACTGCCTGCCAAACAAGTGAATTCGGAGCTGATGGCACGCGGAATCGACGATGTCGCGGTTTCGGTGGTGGCCTCGCCGCAGTCGACGGTGATCGGCGGCGCCACCGAAACGGTGCGCGATCTGGTCGCACGGTGGGAGCAGCGTGACGTGATGGCGCGGGAGGTGGCCGTCGACGTCGCGTCGCATTCGCCGCAAGTCGACCCGATCCTCGACGACTTGGCCGCGGCATTGGCCGATCTCAAACCAATGACGCCGAAGGTTCCGTACTATTCGGCGACGTTGTTCGACCCGCGCGAGCGGCCAGTGTGCGATGGCCGGTACTGGGTGGACAATCTGCGGAACACGGTCCAATTCGCCGCGGCGGTGCAGGCTGCGCTGGAGGACGGCTACCGGGTTTTCGCCGAGCTGTCACCTCACCCGTTGCTGACCCGTGCCGTCGACCAGACCGCCCGGAGTCTCGACATGTCGGCGGCGGCTCTGGCGGGCATGCGGCGCGAGCAGCCGCTGCCCCTCGGGCTGTGCGGATTGCTGACTGATCTGCACAGTGCGGGTGCAGCCGTGGACTTTTCGGTGTTGTATCCCACCGGCCAGCTGGTCGATACGCCGTTGCCGGCGTGGACCCACCCGCACTTGTTCATCGAAGGCGAAGGGCAGGAACAGCGGGCACAAGGCGCCTGCACCATTACCGTGCATCCGCTGCTGGGCTCGCATGTGCGGCTGACCGAGCAGCCGGAGCGCCACGTCTGGCAGGCTGACATCGGTACCGCGACGTTGTCCTGGCTCAGTGACCACCAGGTGCATAACGTCGCCGCGCTGCCCGGCGCCGCCTACTGTGAGATGGCGGTGGCCGCGGCGGGGGAGGTTTTCGGCGAGGCGTCGGAGGTCCGCGACATCGCCTTTGAGCAAATGCTTTTGCTCGACGAGCAGACCCCGATCGACGCAATCGCGTCGGTGGATGCGCCAGGTGTCGTCAACTTCGCAGTCGCGTCCAATCAGGACGGCGAGAGTACGCGGCACGCCACCGCGACGCTGCATGCCGCCGAGGACGATTCGCTGCCGCCGGCATACGACATCACCGCGCTGTTGGCGGCGCACCCGTCCAGTGTGAACGGCGCCGAGATGCGGGAATCGTTCGCCAAGCGTGGCGTTCAGTTGGGTTCCGCGTTCAGCGGTCTGGCCACCGCGCACGCTGCGGAGGCCGGAGCCGGCACCGTGTTGGCGGAGGTCGGGTTGCCCGCTTCGATCCGCTTCCAGCAGGGCGCCTACCGCGTCCATCCCGCGCTGCTGGATGCCTGTTTCCAGTCGGTCGGTGCTGGCGTCGATGCCGCTGGCAGCGGTGGTCTGCTGTTGCCGTTGGGTGTGCGCAGCCTGCGTATCTATGGACCAACTCGCAATGCCCGGTATTGCTACACACGGCTGACCAGGGCCGGGGTCACTGGGGGCGAGGCTGACCTCGACGTGTTGGACGAGCACGGGACCGTGCTGCTGGCCGTGCGCGGCCTGCACATGGGAACCGGCACGTCCGAAAGCGCCGAGCGCAACCGCGTGCTCAGCGAGCGGCTGCTGACCCTGGCGTGGCAGCAGCGAAACCTGCCCGAGGCCGCCGAAGCCGAGGCGGGATCATGGCTGCTGATCGACACCTCCGACGGCGCCGACATGTTGACTTCCACGTTGACGGACGCACTGAAAACCCACGGCCCTCAGGGCACCGAATGCACCACCCTGCACTTGCCGAGGGAGGCCGAGGCGGCAACCACGCTCGAAAAGCTTGGCAGTCAGCTGCGTGCTCGCGCGAACGACGGTGTAGTGATCCTCTGTGGGCCACGTGGCGGCGAGCCGGGCGAGGAAAGCCTGCTGGAGGGCCGAGAGCAGGTGCGTCATCTGGTTCGGATCATCCGGGAGCTGGCGGAATTGGAGGGTGAGCTTCCTCGCTTGTTCGTCGTGACCAGGCAAGCCCAGTTAGTTCGGTCGGATGACCAGGCGAACCTGGAGCAGGCCGGGCTGCGTGGCTTGCTGCGGGTGATCGGCAGCGAACAGCCGCTGTTGCGCACCACCCACATCGATGTGGACGAGCACACCGAAGTCGAAAAGGTGGCCCAGCAACTGCTGGGAGGCTCCGATGAGGACGAGACCGCCTGGCGCGATGGTGAGTGGTATGTGGCGCGCCTGTGCCCCAGCCCGCTGAGCCATGACGAGCGGCAAACCACCATCGTCGACCACGAACGCGACAGTGTGCGGCTGCAAGTCCGCACGCCCGGCGACCTGCAAACACTGGAACTCGCCGCCTGTGATCGCGTTCCGCCCGGGCCCGGGCAGATCGAGGTGGCCGTCACCCACTCCAGCATCAACTTCGCCGACGTTCTTATCGCGTTCGGAAAGTTCCCCATCATCGACGACCGCGAGCCGCAGTTGGGCATGGATTTCGTCGGTGTGGTGACGGCAGTCGGGGAAGGGGTGGCCGGCCACCAGGTCGGTGACCGTGTCGGCGGCTTTTCCGAAGGCGGCTGCTGGCGCAACTTCCTCACCTGCAACGCCAACCTCGCAGTCACGCTGCCGCCCGGGCTGGCCGATGAGCAGGCGATCGCGGCTGCCACCGCAAACGCCACCGCTTGGTACGGGCTGCACGACCTGGCCGGGATCAAGGCCGGTGACAAGGTGCTGATCCACTCCGCAACTGGTGGTGTGGGACAGGCGGCCATTTCCATTGCGCGTGCTGCCGGAGCGGAGATCTTCGCGACCGCCGGCAATCCGCGCAAGCGTGCCATGCTGCACGACATGGGTATCGAGCACGTCTACGACTCCCGCAGCGTCGAGTTCGCCGATCAAATCCGGCGTGACACCGACGGGTACGGGGTGGATATCGTGCTGAACTCGCTGACCGGCGCGGCCCAGCGTGCGGGGCTGGAGCTGCTGGCTTTCGGTGGGCGATTCGTGGAAATCGGCAAAGCCGACGTGTACGGCAACACCCGGCTGGGGCTGTACCCGTTCCGTCGCGGCTTGACGTTCTACTACCTGGACCTGGCGCTGATGTCCGTGCTGCAGCCCGACCGGGTCCGCGAGTTGCTCACCACGGTGTTCAAACTGACCGCGGACGGTGTGCTGACCGCGCCAGAGTGCACGCACTACCCGTTGGCCGACGCGGCCAACGCCATCCGGGCAATGAGCAATGCCGAGCACACCGGCAAGCTGCTGCTCGACATGCCGCGCAGCGGGCGCAGCAGTGCCGTGGTGTCTCCGGAGCAGGTGCCGGTGTTCCGCCGCGACGGCGCCTACATCATCACCGGTGGCTTAGGGGGCCTCGGCCTCTTCTTCGCCTCGAAACTGGCTGCGGCGGGCTGCGGCCGGATCGTGCTGACCGCTCGCTCCCAGCCAAACCCCAAGGCGCGGCAGGCCATCGAGAGTCTTCGCGCGGCCGGTGCCGACATCGTGGTGGAGTGCGGCAATATCGCCGAACCTGAGACCGGTGACCGCCTGGTGAGCGTGGCAACCGCCACCGGGCTTCCGGTACGCGGCGTGCTGCATTCGGCGGCGGTGGTCGAGGACGCCACGCTGACCAACATCACCGATGAGCTGATCGACCGCGACTGGTCCCCCAAGGTTTTCGGATCTTGGAACCTGCACCGCGCCATGAGCGGACAGCCGCTGGACTGGTTCTGCTTGTTCTCCTCGGGCGCGGCCCTATTGGGGTCGCCCGGTCAGGGCGCCTACGCCGCGGCCAACAGTTGGGTCGACGCCTTCGCTCACTGGCGCCGTGCTCAAGGACTGCCTGTCTGCGCGATCGCGTGGGGTGCATGGGCAGAGGTAGGTCGCGCCACCTTCCTGGCCGAGGGCGGCGAAGTCATGATCACCCCGGACGAAGGTGCGTACGCCTTCGAAACATTGCTGCGCTATGACCGCGCATACACCGGGTACATCCCGATCATCGGGGCGCCCTGGCTACCCGACCTCGTCCGGCGCAGCCCGTGGGGTGAAATGTTCCAATCCGCTGGTCAAGGTTCAAGGGGTCCAAGCAAATTCCGCACCGAGCTGATGTCGGTGCCGCAAGATGAATGGCCCGCCCGACTGCGGCGTCTGATAGTCGAGCAGGCTAGCGTGATCCTGCGTCGCACAGTCGACGCCGACCGCCCATTCCTCGAGTACGGCCTGGACTCATTGGGCATGCTCGAAATGCGTACTCACATTGAAGCCGAGGCCGGGATCCGCCTGTCTCCCAAGGTCATCGCGACGCACAACACCGCGCGCGCGTTGGCCCAGCACCTGGCGGACACGCTGGCCCAGGAAGAAGCGGCGACGCCGGCGGCATAA
- the fadD28 gene encoding fatty-acid--AMP ligase FAAL28/FadD28, with product MSVRSLPAALRACARLQPNDPAFTYIDYEKDWAGVPESLTWSQLYRRTLNVARELSHCVPAGERAMILAPQGLDYIAAFLGALQAGVIAIPLAVPQGGATNERVDAVLQDASPGAILTTSSVIDDVTQHVTAQPGRSAPSIIEVDLLDLDSASGSSAGDDNHPSIAYLQYTSGSTRTPAGVVMTHQNLRTNFEQLMAGYFADTDGIPPPGSTLVSWLPFYHDMGLVLGVCAPILGGYPSLLTSPVAFLARPARWLHMLASTPHTFSAAPNFAFELATKRVSDDEMAGHDLGEVLTILSGSERVHPASIKRFADRFARFNLHEKVIRPSYGLAEATVFVATSRPNHPPKFVDFETEKLTDGEAKPCNNGDGTALVSYVLPQSPIVRIVDPETRTECPEGTVGEIWVHGDNVANGYWQKPEENARTFGAKIVNPLPGTPQSPWLRTGDSGFVRDGELFIIGRIKDLLIVYGRNHSPDDIEATIQEITRGRCAAISVPSDRSTEKLVAIIELKKRGDSDPDAMERLGAIKREVTSALSASHGLSVADLVLVAPGSIPITTSGKVRRAACVEQYRHDQFARLDV from the coding sequence ATGAGTGTGCGTTCCCTGCCCGCCGCGCTCCGCGCGTGCGCCCGGCTCCAGCCCAATGACCCAGCGTTTACCTACATCGATTACGAAAAGGACTGGGCCGGTGTCCCGGAAAGCCTGACGTGGTCACAGTTGTACCGGCGAACGTTGAACGTTGCACGAGAGCTGAGTCATTGCGTCCCGGCCGGTGAACGCGCGATGATATTGGCCCCCCAGGGGCTCGATTACATCGCCGCTTTTCTCGGCGCGTTACAGGCCGGAGTTATCGCGATTCCGCTCGCGGTTCCACAGGGCGGCGCCACCAACGAACGTGTTGATGCGGTACTACAGGACGCGTCGCCGGGTGCCATTCTCACGACATCTTCTGTTATCGACGATGTCACCCAGCACGTTACGGCGCAGCCTGGTAGGTCCGCGCCCTCAATCATCGAAGTTGATTTACTGGACCTGGATTCTGCGAGTGGATCCAGTGCCGGCGACGATAACCACCCATCGATTGCGTATCTGCAATATACCTCCGGGTCCACCCGTACCCCGGCGGGCGTCGTGATGACACATCAGAACCTTCGGACCAATTTCGAACAGCTGATGGCCGGCTATTTTGCCGACACCGACGGGATCCCCCCGCCAGGTTCGACCCTTGTTTCGTGGCTGCCGTTTTATCACGACATGGGTTTGGTGCTAGGAGTTTGTGCACCTATTTTGGGGGGGTATCCATCACTGTTGACCAGCCCAGTCGCGTTCCTGGCACGTCCGGCGCGGTGGTTGCACATGCTGGCCAGCACTCCCCACACATTCTCGGCAGCGCCGAATTTCGCCTTCGAACTGGCGACAAAGAGGGTATCTGACGACGAAATGGCCGGGCATGACCTCGGCGAAGTACTCACCATCCTCAGTGGCAGCGAGCGGGTGCACCCGGCGTCGATCAAGCGCTTCGCCGACCGATTTGCACGCTTCAATCTGCATGAAAAGGTTATCCGCCCCTCGTACGGCCTGGCAGAAGCAACTGTCTTCGTGGCCACCAGCAGGCCTAACCATCCGCCAAAATTTGTCGATTTCGAAACTGAAAAATTGACCGACGGCGAAGCAAAGCCCTGCAACAACGGAGACGGCACAGCGCTAGTCAGCTATGTTTTGCCGCAATCACCTATTGTGCGAATCGTCGATCCGGAAACCCGAACCGAATGCCCCGAAGGAACAGTCGGTGAGATTTGGGTGCATGGCGACAACGTGGCTAACGGCTATTGGCAAAAACCTGAAGAGAATGCACGCACTTTCGGTGCAAAGATTGTGAACCCCCTGCCGGGTACACCCCAAAGTCCTTGGCTGAGAACCGGAGACTCGGGTTTTGTCAGGGACGGCGAATTGTTCATCATCGGCCGGATCAAAGACCTGCTGATCGTTTACGGGCGCAACCACTCTCCCGACGACATCGAGGCGACGATCCAAGAGATCACTCGAGGTCGCTGCGCGGCAATATCGGTTCCCAGTGATCGCAGCACCGAAAAGCTGGTCGCCATCATCGAACTCAAGAAGCGCGGCGACTCGGATCCGGACGCGATGGAGCGGCTGGGCGCCATTAAGCGTGAAGTCACCTCGGCTTTGTCGGCTTCGCACGGCCTTAGCGTCGCGGACCTGGTGTTGGTTGCGCCGGGCTCGATCCCGATTACCACCAGCGGCAAGGTCAGACGAGCAGCATGCGTCGAGCAATACCGCCACGATCAGTTCGCTCGCTTAGACGTTTAA
- a CDS encoding MMPL family transporter, with the protein MTHAKPGDTASALLPADARTAAATSRIAQWFPGSGTNAIAYLVVDGRDQLGPADQHYYDAAVSALRADTAHVGSVLDWWSDPLTAPLGTSPDGRSGVAMVWLVGQTGSDKARDSLDAARSLVRTLPPSPGLRARIVGSETITDIPLRMQVWQGAVIAAAAALIAVLLLLRSRQSPRSVAMVLLATGVSMAVAWPLAAMVPRSSTALSVFSGTLAFVLTIAIITAATLLAARLGPDGNVSVTDRRAYRDLLPGLALPGACVAVFTGPLLLAQTPALHSVGTAAPDVVVALAISLTLLPALLGFAGPRTLSLPRAAGAGWACRLPKPQFGNPIAVAAVVLALCALPVAGMRCGVGAGRANPAGTSTAGLLPGNPLPDVVVVNSAADLRQPAGLIAIDQLSHRLMEIPGVRKVESAAWPAGVPWADASLTSAAGKLSDQLNRGAGSFMPQLNAIKSLGATIDQVSAAVDELDNSVRIGLAGANQIQQNINRVLAVTQTLRGKATEVSQYLNPLREMITGATYCPDEQLCSAARQVVGPLDLVVANVAALTNGADRIAAVSSQTMGAFASTPHVVSEMRSTLGQLRSFVPKLESSIQEILPQLVQVSAFLKNISVDFADTGEGGFHLTRKDLADPSYQHVQQSMFSPDGTATRLLVYSDGTGLDFGAAARVQSLQLAAGAAMKYGSLVGSQITVAGAAQVAAAVRGALTHDAVLLALTMLVAAVLIGRWRGAVSGLVVGVGVAASYLAALGISVVLWQQLLDRELQAAVPLVSFAILAAVGVPRLVVTLLATEPAGTVALPSAVAPLTGLGAVFAGGLLLVSAASPGALTQLGTVVLIGLGVLTVGVRVFIPAVIRRDRTQQPAEQPPVVEPAMDS; encoded by the coding sequence TTGACACACGCGAAACCCGGCGATACCGCCTCAGCGCTGCTGCCCGCGGACGCCAGGACGGCGGCAGCCACCAGCCGGATCGCGCAGTGGTTCCCGGGCAGCGGCACCAACGCCATCGCCTACCTGGTGGTGGACGGCCGCGACCAGCTCGGGCCGGCCGACCAGCATTACTATGACGCCGCGGTGAGCGCACTGCGCGCCGACACCGCCCACGTCGGATCGGTCCTCGACTGGTGGTCGGACCCCCTTACCGCGCCGCTGGGAACCAGCCCCGACGGCCGGTCCGGGGTCGCGATGGTGTGGCTGGTGGGCCAGACCGGTAGCGACAAAGCGCGGGACTCGCTCGACGCGGCCCGATCGCTGGTGCGCACACTACCGCCGAGTCCGGGGCTTCGCGCACGCATTGTGGGCTCGGAGACCATCACCGACATCCCGCTGCGCATGCAGGTGTGGCAGGGTGCGGTGATCGCGGCCGCCGCGGCGCTCATCGCCGTGCTGCTCCTGCTGCGCTCGCGACAGTCCCCCCGTTCGGTGGCGATGGTGTTGCTGGCCACCGGGGTCTCGATGGCGGTGGCGTGGCCGCTCGCCGCGATGGTGCCGCGAAGCAGCACGGCCTTATCGGTGTTTTCGGGGACCCTGGCCTTCGTCTTGACGATCGCCATCATTACCGCGGCCACCCTGCTGGCTGCCCGGCTCGGGCCCGACGGAAACGTTTCGGTGACCGACCGCCGCGCCTACCGCGACCTGTTGCCCGGGTTAGCCCTACCCGGAGCATGCGTCGCAGTGTTCACCGGCCCGCTGCTGCTGGCCCAAACGCCGGCGCTGCACAGCGTCGGCACCGCTGCACCGGATGTCGTGGTGGCACTTGCGATTTCGCTGACACTGCTGCCTGCCTTGCTCGGGTTTGCCGGGCCTCGGACGCTGTCATTGCCGCGTGCCGCCGGCGCCGGCTGGGCATGCAGGTTGCCGAAACCCCAGTTCGGCAATCCCATTGCCGTCGCCGCCGTGGTGCTGGCGCTCTGCGCCCTACCTGTTGCCGGAATGCGGTGCGGTGTCGGTGCGGGCCGGGCGAACCCGGCCGGGACCAGCACCGCGGGGCTGTTGCCCGGTAATCCCCTGCCCGACGTCGTGGTGGTCAACTCCGCCGCGGACCTTCGCCAGCCGGCAGGGCTCATCGCCATCGATCAGCTCAGCCACCGTTTGATGGAGATTCCCGGGGTGCGCAAGGTGGAGTCGGCGGCATGGCCGGCCGGTGTCCCATGGGCCGACGCCTCGCTCACCTCCGCGGCGGGAAAGCTTTCCGATCAGCTGAATCGGGGGGCCGGTTCGTTCATGCCGCAGCTGAACGCCATCAAGTCCCTGGGAGCCACGATCGACCAGGTCAGCGCCGCAGTCGACGAGCTGGACAACAGCGTCAGAATCGGTCTCGCCGGAGCGAATCAGATACAGCAGAACATCAACCGCGTCCTCGCTGTCACGCAGACGCTGCGGGGCAAAGCTACGGAGGTTTCGCAATACCTGAACCCGTTGCGGGAGATGATCACCGGCGCAACGTATTGTCCCGACGAGCAGCTGTGCTCGGCAGCGCGCCAGGTCGTAGGACCCCTCGACCTGGTGGTCGCAAACGTGGCCGCACTGACCAACGGCGCCGACCGCATTGCCGCGGTATCGAGCCAAACGATGGGTGCTTTCGCCTCGACACCGCACGTGGTGTCGGAAATGCGGTCTACGCTGGGCCAGCTGCGCTCCTTCGTGCCCAAGCTCGAATCGAGCATCCAAGAAATTCTGCCGCAACTCGTGCAGGTGTCAGCGTTCCTGAAAAACATCTCCGTCGATTTCGCCGATACCGGCGAGGGTGGCTTCCACCTCACCCGCAAGGACCTGGCGGATCCGTCGTATCAGCACGTACAGCAATCGATGTTCTCGCCGGACGGCACGGCGACCCGGCTGTTGGTCTATTCCGACGGGACCGGTCTCGACTTTGGCGCGGCGGCCCGCGTGCAGTCGCTCCAACTAGCCGCGGGCGCGGCGATGAAGTACGGAAGCCTTGTCGGCAGCCAGATTACGGTCGCCGGGGCCGCGCAAGTAGCCGCAGCCGTCCGCGGTGCCCTCACCCACGATGCCGTCCTGCTGGCCCTGACGATGCTCGTGGCGGCGGTGCTGATCGGCCGGTGGCGCGGTGCGGTCAGCGGTCTCGTGGTCGGTGTGGGGGTGGCGGCGTCCTACCTTGCGGCGCTCGGGATTTCGGTGGTGCTGTGGCAACAGCTGCTGGATCGCGAGCTGCAGGCCGCGGTTCCGCTGGTGTCGTTCGCCATCCTCGCCGCGGTCGGCGTCCCGCGTCTCGTCGTCACTCTTCTCGCCACCGAACCTGCGGGGACCGTGGCGCTCCCGAGCGCCGTCGCCCCGCTCACCGGCCTTGGTGCCGTTTTCGCCGGCGGCCTGCTGTTGGTGTCGGCCGCCTCCCCCGGCGCTCTCACCCAGCTCGGTACCGTTGTGCTGATCGGGCTGGGTGTGCTGACCGTGGGGGTACGCGTGTTCATCCCGGCCGTGATCCGCAGGGACCGCACGCAGCAACCGGCCGAGCAGCCGCCGGTCGTCGAGCCCGCAATGGACAGCTGA